AAGACTTGTGCCTTCGCCGGTAATGATCGTAATGTTTTGCTCTTTATCGAGTGGGTCAAGGTTGACGAGCCGCGTCACGATATGACCGGTTTCATCAATCACTGCGCCCGTAGTGATATTATAAGAATACTGCGGCATCGAATCCGGCACGGCTACTTTGTTATTGTTGCCTCTGTAGCGTTGCAATAATTTATTGACATCGATTTTATGAACCACATAAACCACCCAGGGTTTGATCGGTTGCGTGGTGTTTTGTTGAAATTGAATCACCACCTGCCCGTTTTCGGTCTGCGTCGTGGCGGGCGCGGACTTTTCTTGAGCGAAAGCCATCGCGGCTGTAGACAGAATGATATTAATAAGGAAAAACTTCTTGATCATTGCTTGATAAATCCAGACTGCTTTTTGGTACAAATATCCTGACTAAAAAGAGACCACACGAACCGGTGTCGCGGCTTCTGAACGCATATAAATGCGGTCTTGCGCGCCTACGCTGTAGGGACGAATCGGACGCTCGGAAACTCTGCCCGCAGGTCCCGTGACAATAATCGTCGGCATATCGAAATCATCAGCGATTTCTTCTCTGACATTCGGTGTATAGCGTCTAACGGCTCCCGGCTTGTTTAAAGAAATCAGCCCCGCCGGAATATTGTTTCGGGAAGAACCCATCGTTTCAACATCAGGAACGAATGACTGGTCGTCGTTACCTCTAGACAGCACAAGAGGGTTGACCTTGAGTCCTTCCGTGTTGGCTGCAACCGCCGTCAATGCATTCGGCGAAGTGACCGCAAAAGCCCCAGCATATTGAGCAACAAAAACCCCGATTGTCAGCACCGCCGCAGCCGTGCCAAAGCGTAAGTAATTTGCCGGGGTAAACCAGGCAAATGTCGGCTGAGTTTTTCTCTCTTCGAGTCGCGCTTTGAGTTGTGCCTGAAAATTCGCAGGCACAGTTATCCCCGGCATTGCACTAAGCAACTGTCTGAGACTCAGGCGCTCATCGGCAAACCCATGACACGTCGGACACGATTCGAGGTGCGTGGTTACCTCAAAGGGAAGCAAATCAGGGGTATCTGCTTCGTCAATCTGTTTTTGAATACGCTTGCAATTCATCATAACCATTCTCACTTCAATCCAAATCAAAAAGCGATGAGGTCTTCATCCACTTTTTTGAGCGGCTCACAAATAGGCGCTCAGTTTTTCTTTCAAAAGATTGCGGGCGCGATTGATGCGCGATTTTACAGTTCCTTCGGATAAATTCAAAGTTTCGGCGATGCGGTCATAACTGAACCCTTCGACATCGCGCAAAACAATTGCCGCGCGATATTTTTCCGGTAATGATTTGATGGCGCGGGCGACCGCTTTACGTCGTTCATCATCAATCATGCTTTCATCTTGTAAAGGCTTTTCATCTTGCGGGTCGAGTTCAATCGGGTCGCCATTGTCATCATTGAAGGGGGTGAAGAAAGAAACGAATCTGCGTCGGGTTCGTCGCCTCAGTTCGCTGATTGCCAGATTGGTCGCAATCCGATAAATGTACGTCGAAAAACTGTAATTGGCTTCGTACCGCGAAGCACTGGTATAAATTCTGATAAAGGTCTCTTGCGATAATTCTACTGCGCGTTCGTAATCATCTATCATGCGATAGATAAAATTGGTTATCGGATTTTTATAGCGGCGGACAATCTCCTGAAACGCAAATTCATCACCATCTCGCACAGCCGCAATTAACTCGTGGTCGCTGGCTGATTCGATTGATCGCGTCCCGCTTATTTCTATCGCCTGAACTTCTTGTGTGACTGTGGCCATCCAGCCCATCGTTGCCTCGTAAATGATGTTTACCCTCCTGCATTATACAATTTGTCTCACGCCCGATTAAACCCAAAGTTCCCGAAATGTTCGATTTGGCTTGGTGTGGAAACGTATTAAGAGTTGCGCTAATGATTTACTGGAAGTATCGAATCATCTTGCAGGCGCAAATTTTACGGGCTTGAACCCTCATCGAAGTCTCGCGCTTGTTTATCGCAGAGGTTTAAGAAGCACAGCATCGGCTCACCCTGAAAAAAGGCGATTCGAGCAATCGGACTATGCTCTCAAAGCGGCGCAGCGCCTTTGCTCAAGTTAGAGATGGCGAGTAGGTAAGGTTGTTCCGATTAAGAGGTATTAGTAACGAAAGTACCCAGAGGGTCAATCAACTTGACCGGATAGCTTTGTCGAGGATGACCTGTTCAGGTCAACTCATCGCAGTTTTTGACAGAATTTGTGCCAACTCATAAATGGCATACTGATTGCTAAAAACTAATTGCTAAAAGATAGACAGGTGGTTGGCTCATCGTCTTTGAATTTCCGCAATCTGGCATGAGGAAAAAGGGAATGTACCTATGAAAAGTTGGACTTCAAATCGGCAAACCGGATTTACGGTTCTCGAAACAGCAGTGGTCATCTTGATTATTGGTCTTGTAGCGGCTTTCGCGACTCCCCAAATAAACTACGCGATTAAGGAATACCGGCTCAATGCCGCATCGAGTCAATTTATGGATGCGATTAATAAAGCCAAGATGCAGGCTATATCGGAAAGTAACCAGGCAGGTATAGCCGTCGATATAAACGGGCGACGTATGGGGGTAGTGACTTACAAAGATGATGGCGTCACCGTCGAGAGCATCGTCTTTGTGCCCTTGCCGGAAGGAATTAATTTTCAGCGACCAACCGGAGTGACGGCTGCGCCGGATGGCGTTACCGGCTCCGGCGTCGTGTCTTTTCCACTGACGGACGGCTATTACATTCAGAATTTCAATACGCGCGGTTTTCCGGTGGTGGCATCAGGCACGGATGTGGTTTCGATGTTCTTTGGCAACGGGAAAAATTACAAGGCGATTACCATATCAAGCGTAGGGGGCGTTCGCTCATACCGACTTGAGAATGCTAAATGGGTAAACACGCGGAGCGGAACAACAACCAATTAGACGAAATATTAACTGGCATTTGCTTGAGGTGACGAACATGGAAACGAACAGCAATAATGAAAGCGGATTTACCTTGATTGAGGTGACGATTGCCTCGCTGATCACTTTGATGGGATTGATATTTTTGGCAGGGCTGTTTACGCTTGCCATCTCGCAAAACCGTCTGGTCAAACAATACACCTCCACAACATTATTGGCGCAAGAAAAAATTGAAGAGTTAAACGCGGTTGAAAACAACGATAATCGATTAAAGCCGGGCGGCAATCTGACGACCGCGGCAACCGCCAATGGCATCAATTACTATGATTCCGTCTATGTTGATGATTCAGGGCAGGTGACGACTATCATTCCACAAGGACAAGCTCCCAACTATAAAAGATACTGGTTAATCCAAAGCGATCCGCAATTGAAAAACTCGGTCATCATTTCGGTTCGCGTGGTTTCGATGCAACCCGGACGAAACCTCAAGAAATTTGAAGAGACCACCCTGGCAACGGTGCGATCATGGTAAAGGGGAAGCGTATGACAGACAAAGTGATAAACACGAAGATCAAAGATGAAGGCGGCTTCTCGCTATTGGAAGTAGTGGTGGCGATGTTGCTAACCATCGGGCTGATGGGACTGGTGTTTAGTTTGACTGGCAGAAATCAGCAGATTTTTGTTACCGAATCGAGTGTCGTGGATATGAATCAAAACATCAGGACGGCAACCGACCTGTTGACCCGCGATATTCAATCTTCGGGAGTTGGGTTGCCGGTCACTTACGGCAATTTCGCATCCATTTTTTATACGGATGGAGCCAATGGCGCACCCGATTCCATTTTGATGCTCAACGGCGATCCGTTTTCGCCGGTTGCGGATGTCGATGAACGGGCTGCCGGCAGCGCGGAATTCTTTTTATTTATGCCTAACGATGTCATTGTCACCGGCAGCGGCAGTAATCAGCAATTTTCTTACGTTGATCGCACCGGGAGTTCTAAACCCATCTACCTGGATTATGAAACCGACCCGTATAAAAGACGCTACATTGTCTATGATGAAACCCAGGCAATGATTCTTGACCTGACCAAAGATGGTCAAACTGTAGGCAATGGCGCGACCGAACGCATCAACATTCAACATAACCCGACCAGTTACTTGAATCCGCCAAGTGTGTTCGGAACCGTGGTGGGAACCGGCGAGCCGAACTATGAAAAAGCGAAACTCGCGGTTCTCGGAAGCACGCTTGGCTATCGGCTCAATACGGTAACCGGAGAGTTGGAAAGAACTGAAGATTTGGTGAAATGGTATCCGGTGGCGCGCGGCATCATCAACTTTCAAATCGAATATCGTGTGGTGTTGAAAAACGCCAGCGATACCGTGGAAGAAAAAGTCACCAATGTTCCCGGCGATGGAACGGATGCGACGGCAGGCGGAACACTCACCTCGCGCAGAGATATACGCTCGGTGATTATTACGATACAAGCGGAGACGCCTGATATACCGCGCGGCAACAAGAGCTACCGGCAAGTCACGCATAAATTTGAAGTCGCGCCGCGCAACTTGAATCTGGTAAACAACAACAATCTTAGCGTGGATCAATAGAGGGAATATGACGAGACAGAATCATTCAAATTACGGAAGCGAACGCGGAATGGCGTTGATTACTGCGCTGTTGATGTCGGCAATTCTGTTGGCTTTAGGAATGGCGGTCGTGATGTCGGCGACAACCGACACCATCATCACCAAAAGTCAGCGTTTAGGCGAACAATCATTTTTTGCTGCCGATGCCGGCGTTGCCATTGCGCGTCGGGCTTTGGCGGAAGCCCTTCAGGAAGAGGTCGAGAAAATTCAAGCGGGAACCGCCCCGTTCTTTGATAGCGTTGATGAAACGCCTCAGTCAGGCGAATTCCCGGATATTCAGGTGGTTCCCAACCCGGTGACC
This genomic window from Acidobacteriota bacterium contains:
- a CDS encoding prepilin-type N-terminal cleavage/methylation domain-containing protein, translating into METNSNNESGFTLIEVTIASLITLMGLIFLAGLFTLAISQNRLVKQYTSTTLLAQEKIEELNAVENNDNRLKPGGNLTTAATANGINYYDSVYVDDSGQVTTIIPQGQAPNYKRYWLIQSDPQLKNSVIISVRVVSMQPGRNLKKFEETTLATVRSW
- a CDS encoding sigma-70 family RNA polymerase sigma factor, whose amino-acid sequence is MGWMATVTQEVQAIEISGTRSIESASDHELIAAVRDGDEFAFQEIVRRYKNPITNFIYRMIDDYERAVELSQETFIRIYTSASRYEANYSFSTYIYRIATNLAISELRRRTRRRFVSFFTPFNDDNGDPIELDPQDEKPLQDESMIDDERRKAVARAIKSLPEKYRAAIVLRDVEGFSYDRIAETLNLSEGTVKSRINRARNLLKEKLSAYL